One window from the genome of Hyphomonas neptunium ATCC 15444 encodes:
- a CDS encoding AsmA family protein, whose amino-acid sequence MTFPAFGTPVTNWALGIWGPDGASVSRAHTRFPGVTTLDFQNFEAPEKVEIEGGTIRANLFGFIPGVSWVSRADAERGYIALAPGGDESGDFSLRKLRALIDEVSIRDIDVRYTRNDLTNVIAIKTASGSLRSGALNIDASGGGSTLQFEGSAEASTLSSLSGRLRLAGDNFADFAWLAGFAAPDTPPYDAVADIRIGGDLWTFDFRPETRIGDSDLAGPLNIQFGGGTPIIDADLRSANLDFDDLGIVFGVPIGVGADETVGEEQERARRILDESPRLIPNAVIDFTRLDAVDGTVTFEANQVSDAIFDIRGLKLEIEIEGRVVRAPVLEVRFAEGQLSSYVTLDGSQSPAMTTAEGKLIGVPFANLAADPYVKGTVFGEFKLDARGDGFREAAGSLDGRLSTWSQDADLLAIVAEGAALDVGEILLLLNERAGEEVYTPGQCAAISVAFTDGIGAMDPALIDTEDSLVLLNGEIDLKQETLDLRVQSEAKDASFGTLVGDLTISGTFRSPRLSVLNPEIALQIGIAAALASVTGGLAALPFIELGDTPDAPCADILARAETTRE is encoded by the coding sequence ATGACGTTTCCGGCCTTCGGCACGCCGGTCACCAATTGGGCCCTTGGTATCTGGGGGCCGGACGGGGCGTCCGTCAGCCGGGCGCATACAAGGTTTCCGGGCGTCACCACGCTCGATTTTCAGAACTTTGAAGCCCCCGAAAAAGTCGAGATTGAGGGCGGGACCATCCGGGCCAACCTCTTCGGCTTTATCCCCGGAGTGAGCTGGGTGTCGCGCGCGGACGCGGAGCGCGGCTATATAGCTCTGGCGCCCGGCGGCGATGAGAGCGGCGATTTCTCGCTGCGCAAATTACGCGCCCTGATCGACGAGGTTTCGATCCGCGACATCGACGTGCGCTATACCCGAAATGATCTGACCAATGTGATTGCCATCAAGACCGCGTCAGGCTCGCTGCGCTCTGGCGCGCTGAACATTGATGCTTCAGGCGGTGGCTCGACCCTGCAATTTGAAGGCAGCGCGGAAGCCTCTACCCTTTCCAGCCTGTCTGGCCGCCTGCGGCTGGCGGGCGATAATTTCGCCGATTTTGCCTGGCTAGCCGGTTTCGCCGCGCCCGATACGCCGCCCTATGACGCCGTGGCAGACATCCGCATCGGCGGTGATCTCTGGACATTCGATTTCCGGCCCGAAACCCGGATCGGCGACAGTGATCTTGCCGGCCCACTCAATATTCAGTTTGGCGGCGGCACGCCCATAATTGATGCCGATCTGCGCTCAGCCAACCTTGACTTTGACGATCTGGGCATTGTGTTTGGTGTGCCCATTGGTGTGGGGGCGGATGAAACGGTGGGCGAAGAACAGGAACGCGCGCGCCGCATTCTGGATGAGAGCCCCCGGCTGATCCCGAACGCCGTGATCGATTTCACAAGGCTCGACGCGGTGGACGGTACCGTCACGTTTGAGGCAAATCAGGTGAGCGACGCCATTTTTGACATTCGCGGCCTGAAGCTCGAGATCGAAATTGAAGGCCGGGTGGTGCGCGCGCCGGTATTGGAAGTGCGTTTCGCAGAAGGGCAGCTGTCCTCCTATGTAACCCTTGATGGTTCGCAATCGCCAGCCATGACAACGGCCGAAGGCAAGCTGATCGGTGTACCCTTCGCCAATCTCGCCGCCGATCCCTATGTGAAAGGCACCGTGTTCGGAGAATTCAAACTCGACGCGCGCGGCGACGGGTTTCGCGAGGCGGCCGGCAGCCTGGATGGGCGCCTTTCCACCTGGTCTCAGGACGCAGACCTTCTGGCGATTGTCGCAGAGGGCGCGGCGCTGGATGTGGGCGAAATACTCCTTCTGCTGAACGAACGCGCCGGTGAGGAAGTTTATACGCCCGGCCAGTGCGCCGCTATTTCCGTGGCCTTCACCGACGGCATCGGCGCCATGGACCCTGCCCTGATCGATACCGAGGACAGTCTGGTTCTGCTGAATGGCGAAATTGACCTGAAGCAGGAAACCCTGGACCTGCGGGTACAGTCGGAAGCCAAGGACGCCTCTTTCGGAACGCTTGTCGGTGATCTGACGATCAGCGGAACATTCCGCTCTCCGCGGCTCTCGGTACTGAACCCTGAAATTGCGCTGCAGATTGGCATTGCGGCCGCGCTTGCCAGCGTGACGGGCGGGCTTGCAGCCCTGCCCTTCATCGAGCTGGGCGATACGCCCGATGCGCCCTGCGCAGATATTCTGGCACGCGCGGAAACGACCCGCGAGTAG
- a CDS encoding NADH:flavin oxidoreductase: MTRTLFTPFRLKNVELPNRIVMAPMTRSKSPGGVPGEDVADYYARRAAADVGLLITEGTTVRRGGSSNDPNVPNFYKADALDGWSRVVSKVHANGGKIAPQIWHQGMVRKTGTGPEPDAPTDSPSGVTHTGKQILPEPTSADVDDMVMAFADAAAESKRLGFDTLEIHGAHGYLVDQFFWDAMNKRSDKYGGSLTDRASFGGDIIREIRKKVGPDHPIILRYSQWKQQDYTARLAPTPQELEAFLKVFVDAGVDCLHVSQRRYWEPEFPEIDGEHGLNGAGWAKKLTGLPTITVGSVGLNGDFEKSFAGEGAPRRSLDDLEARLDKGEFDLVGVGRAVLQDPEWAKKVKEGRFNEISDYNGKALATLY, encoded by the coding sequence ATGACCCGGACCCTGTTCACGCCTTTCCGGCTGAAAAACGTCGAACTTCCCAACCGTATCGTGATGGCGCCGATGACGCGCTCCAAGTCTCCAGGCGGCGTTCCAGGCGAAGATGTGGCTGATTATTACGCCCGCCGTGCCGCCGCCGATGTGGGCCTCCTGATCACCGAAGGCACCACGGTGCGCCGGGGTGGCTCGTCCAACGACCCCAATGTTCCCAATTTTTACAAGGCAGACGCGCTCGATGGCTGGTCGCGGGTTGTCTCCAAGGTTCACGCCAATGGCGGCAAGATTGCCCCCCAGATCTGGCACCAGGGCATGGTGCGCAAGACCGGCACCGGGCCGGAGCCTGATGCGCCCACCGACAGCCCCTCGGGCGTCACCCATACCGGCAAACAGATTTTGCCAGAGCCGACCAGCGCCGATGTCGACGACATGGTGATGGCGTTTGCAGACGCGGCCGCTGAATCCAAGCGTCTCGGCTTCGATACGCTGGAAATCCACGGCGCCCATGGCTACCTCGTCGACCAATTCTTCTGGGACGCGATGAACAAGCGCTCCGACAAATATGGCGGCAGCCTCACGGACCGCGCGAGCTTTGGCGGCGACATCATCCGTGAAATCCGCAAGAAGGTCGGCCCGGATCATCCGATCATCCTGCGCTATTCGCAGTGGAAGCAGCAGGACTATACCGCCCGCCTGGCGCCCACGCCGCAGGAGCTGGAAGCGTTCCTCAAGGTGTTCGTGGATGCGGGCGTTGACTGTCTGCACGTTTCCCAGCGCCGCTATTGGGAGCCTGAATTCCCTGAGATCGACGGCGAACACGGCCTCAATGGCGCCGGCTGGGCAAAAAAGCTGACCGGCCTGCCCACCATCACGGTCGGCTCGGTTGGCCTCAACGGCGATTTCGAGAAATCCTTCGCCGGGGAAGGCGCTCCGCGCCGTTCACTCGACGACCTGGAAGCGCGTCTCGACAAGGGCGAGTTTGATCTCGTCGGCGTTGGCCGCGCGGTCCTTCAGGACCCGGAATGGGCCAAGAAGGTCAAGGAAGGCCGGTTCAACGAGATTTCCGACTATAACGGCAAGGCGCTGGCGACGCTTTACTAG
- a CDS encoding DUF3833 domain-containing protein yields the protein MRVARILAPVLAAGVASAAVTGCASSSSLEQFQDAPRQLVLEEYFLGETSAYGLFEDRFGKVRRQFKVDITGELVGDRLTLTENFLYDDGERETRIWEIDVLGDGRYRGTAGDVTGVAEGQVSGNAFNWKYKVDLKVGGSTWNVGFNDWMFLMQDDVLLNRAYVTRYGIEIGQVTIAFRKS from the coding sequence ATGCGTGTTGCCCGTATCCTTGCGCCCGTTCTTGCTGCCGGGGTTGCCTCGGCGGCTGTCACAGGATGCGCATCTTCTTCCTCGCTGGAACAGTTTCAGGACGCCCCGCGCCAGCTGGTTCTGGAAGAGTATTTCCTGGGAGAAACCTCCGCCTACGGCCTGTTCGAGGACCGGTTCGGCAAGGTGCGCCGCCAGTTCAAGGTGGACATCACTGGCGAGCTCGTCGGCGACCGGCTGACCCTGACCGAGAATTTTCTCTATGATGACGGCGAACGCGAAACCCGCATCTGGGAAATCGACGTGCTCGGCGATGGCCGCTATCGCGGCACCGCCGGAGACGTCACCGGCGTCGCCGAAGGACAGGTTTCCGGCAATGCCTTCAACTGGAAATACAAGGTCGACCTGAAGGTCGGCGGCAGCACATGGAATGTCGGCTTCAATGACTGGATGTTCCTGATGCAGGACGACGTGCTGCTCAACCGCGCCTATGTCACCCGCTACGGCATCGAGATCGGCCAGGTGACGATCGCGTTCCGCAAAAGCTGA